In the Verrucomicrobiia bacterium genome, ATTTTTCACGGGCAAAATAGTACTTTGTGGTGGATTCCGCGTCAACAATAGGACAGTGTATGCACTGTTCGATAGGTCAACTCCTGATTTCCCCTCGTGGGCTGACGGATTTCAACGTGCCTACAAGAAGTTCTGCGGTGAGCCTACTCCCCCGGCGTGGCGTCCTTCTCGATCACGGCAAAGAAGCACCGCGACCCGTCCACGGGGACATCTGTCAACGTGGTTGTGGTGCCGGTGGCGGGGATGTCGGCGTAGTCCGCATGGACCGGCCACGCCTCAACCCGCGTGGAGAAATCCGTCGAGGTGACCAGGTCGTAGACCTTGCCGGGCTGGCTCTCCCAAGCGAGCTCGAAGCCGGTGTCTGGCGCGAAGGCCGGAATGATGGTGGGTGTGGGGTCGAGAACCACTCGTTCTAGAAAATGGAGTGATGGTTCAAAGATTGACATTCCCCTGAACGAGGGGTAGAAACGATCCATGCGCATGGCACGGATGAAGGTGAAGGCGGAGGAGGGGCGGGTGGGGGTGTACCACTGCATCTCCCGCGTCGTTGGCGGTCAGCGTCTGCTCGACGATCTGTGCAAGGAGAAGCTCGCCGAGATCCTCCTCAAACTCGCCCGGTTCTGCGGGATCGAGATCATCACCTACTGCATGATGGGCAACCACTTCCACCTGCTCCTGCGCGTCCCGGCAGCACGGGAAATCCCGGATGCCGAACTGCTCCAACGCCTGGAGGGGTTCTACGGCAAGAGAGGGATCCTGACCGTCCTGGCCCGGGAGGGATTGGAGACGCGTGGGGCGGTGGATCCGGATATTCGCCAGTCGCTGCTGGAACGAATGGGCGATGTGTCCGCGTTCATGAAGGAGTTCAAACAGCGCTTCAGCCGCTGGTACAATCGCCAGACCGGCCGCTTCGGCACGCTGTGGGCCGAACGTTTCAAGAGCGTCCTGATCGAGGACAACCCGGGCACGGTCCGCATGGTGGCCGCGTACATTGACCTGAATCCGGTGCGGGCCGGCATCGTGCAGGATCCCAAGGACTACCGGTTCTGCGGCTATGCCGCGGCGCTGACGGGCAACCGGGTGCTGCGCAAAGGGTTGATGAGCTGCCTGAAGCCGCTCGCCTGGGGGGAGGCGGCGGCGGAGTACCGGCAGAGTCTGTTCGTGACGGCGGGGAGCCCGGGGCGGAGCGACAAGGTGGCGCTGGATCGGGAGACGATCCTCGAGGAGTTGCGACGCGGCGGGGCGTTGAGCGTGCCGCAGGTGCTGCGCTTGCGGGTGCGGCACCTGACCGACGGGGTGGTGCTGGGATCCAAGGCATTCGTGAACGAGGTGTTCGTCCATCATCGGGAACGGTTTGGCGCCAAACGCAAAGACGGGGCTCGACGAATTCGGGGAGTGCCATTACCCGGGATCAGCGTCCTTCGAGATCTGCAAGTGCGAGCGGTCGGGTAGCGGCCTTCGATCCCAACGCTAACCAGTCCTCCGAGGTGGTGCCTTGAGGTGACGAAGAGGAGAAGAGCACGTTGGTACTCAGGAATTACACCGGCAGCCTTTTAACCGGTCGCTTAATCGAGTGGCCGAATCCACAGCCGGGGCTTCCTCTTCCACACCCCACCCAAGACCCTCCGATGGGTCACCTGGGCTCCGGAGACCCCCCGCGAGCGGTGCGGATCACCGCGTCGAAGGCGGGCTTGGGCCGTCCGTCTCCGTCGAAAAGCAGTGGCCTCCCCCGGGCGCGCCACGAAACGGCGTCGTTCACGCCCCAGAAGGTGACCATTTCGACCCGATCCCGATGCTTGATGAAGGACCGGAACACGCCGTCGTAGGCCTGGGCCAGTCGTTCATCGGCAACCGCCACCAGTCCGCCCCGGGTGGCGGCGTCATTGGCAGTGATGTCGGCGCCCGTGCCGCGCTGTCCCCCTTGGGCGGTGTTGATGTCCAGTTCGGTGATGTGAATCGGCAGGCCCAGCTTCGCAATCTCGGTCAGGGACCGGTCCATCTCGTCGAATCCGGCACTGGCCACATTGAGATGGGCCTGTGTGCCGATCGCGTGGATCGGCACCCGCTGCTCACGCAGCGACTGGATCAAGCTGACGAGCTTGCGGATCTTCACCGGGTTTTCGAGTCCATAGTCGTTGTAGCGGAGGATCGCGTCGGGGTCCGCTTCGTGAGCGCAATGAAAGGCTTCGGCGACGAAGTCCGGACCGATGATCTGCAGCCAAAGGGAGTCTCGCAGGACCTTCTCCGGTCCACCGTCGGCCAGCGCCTCGTTCACCACGTCCCACGCCCTCACCCTGCCCTTGTAGCGGCCCACAACGGTGTGGATGTGCTCGCGCATGCGCGCGAGCAACTCCTCGCGGGAGGCGCGTGGTCCCGAGTAGGTGCGACCGAACCCCGCGGAACCCGTGACACCAACGGGGCCGGCGGAAGCCGGCGGCGGATTCGTGCCGGCAAACA is a window encoding:
- a CDS encoding transposase gives rise to the protein MARMKVKAEEGRVGVYHCISRVVGGQRLLDDLCKEKLAEILLKLARFCGIEIITYCMMGNHFHLLLRVPAAREIPDAELLQRLEGFYGKRGILTVLAREGLETRGAVDPDIRQSLLERMGDVSAFMKEFKQRFSRWYNRQTGRFGTLWAERFKSVLIEDNPGTVRMVAAYIDLNPVRAGIVQDPKDYRFCGYAAALTGNRVLRKGLMSCLKPLAWGEAAAEYRQSLFVTAGSPGRSDKVALDRETILEELRRGGALSVPQVLRLRVRHLTDGVVLGSKAFVNEVFVHHRERFGAKRKDGARRIRGVPLPGISVLRDLQVRAVG
- a CDS encoding endo-1,4-beta-xylanase — encoded protein: MHLPRFAWVSAAGGLATALLVLRWTAVAVESPPSLKEAFEPFFLVGTALNRSQVTGSGGRRTAEQLATDIELVRWHFNQITAENDMKWQLIHPREGADGYDFAPADAFVNFGMTHGMIPAGHTLVWHSQTPDWVFAGTNPPPASAGPVGVTGSAGFGRTYSGPRASREELLARMREHIHTVVGRYKGRVRAWDVVNEALADGGPEKVLRDSLWLQIIGPDFVAEAFHCAHEADPDAILRYNDYGLENPVKIRKLVSLIQSLREQRVPIHAIGTQAHLNVASAGFDEMDRSLTEIAKLGLPIHITELDINTAQGGQRGTGADITANDAATRGGLVAVADERLAQAYDGVFRSFIKHRDRVEMVTFWGVNDAVSWRARGRPLLFDGDGRPKPAFDAVIRTARGGSPEPR